In the genome of Massilibacillus massiliensis, one region contains:
- the ychF gene encoding redox-regulated ATPase YchF, with amino-acid sequence MSNLEVGIVGLPNVGKSTLFNAITKAGAEAANYPFCTIEPNVGVVDVPDPRLAVLRDMNQAKKVVPASIRFVDIAGLVKGAAQGEGLGNKFLSHIRQVDAVAQVIRCFTDENITHVEGNIDPLRDIEIINTELCLADLESVEKRMERTQKMVKSGDKKAKVELDLLTKIKDTLGEALPARRVEMNEDEQLLIRDLNLLTLKPILFVANVAEDEVATAETENDYVQKVKEYAKQEGAEVIVVSAKVESEIAELSDEDAKEFLAELGLEQSGLDKLIKASFTLLGLITFLTAGVQEVRAWTITEGTKAPAAGGKIHSDIERGFIRAEIVSYDELIAAGSQNAAKEKGQVRLEGKEYIMKDGDVTYFRFNV; translated from the coding sequence ATGAGTAATTTAGAAGTAGGGATTGTTGGATTGCCGAATGTGGGAAAGAGTACCTTGTTTAATGCTATTACAAAAGCCGGTGCGGAAGCTGCAAATTATCCATTTTGCACAATTGAGCCGAATGTTGGTGTTGTCGATGTACCAGATCCTCGTTTAGCCGTATTGCGGGATATGAATCAAGCGAAAAAAGTAGTGCCTGCATCGATCCGTTTTGTCGATATTGCCGGACTGGTAAAAGGTGCTGCACAAGGAGAAGGTCTAGGAAATAAATTTTTGTCGCACATTCGTCAAGTTGATGCTGTTGCACAGGTTATTCGCTGTTTTACCGATGAAAATATTACGCATGTGGAGGGCAATATCGATCCTTTACGCGATATTGAAATCATCAATACAGAATTGTGCTTAGCTGATTTAGAGTCTGTTGAAAAACGTATGGAACGGACACAAAAAATGGTGAAAAGCGGCGATAAAAAGGCGAAAGTAGAATTGGATTTATTGACGAAGATAAAGGATACGCTGGGAGAAGCGCTTCCAGCTCGCCGTGTAGAGATGAACGAGGATGAACAATTGCTGATTCGTGATCTGAATCTGCTTACACTAAAGCCGATTCTTTTCGTTGCAAATGTTGCGGAAGATGAAGTAGCAACTGCGGAAACAGAAAATGATTATGTGCAGAAAGTTAAAGAATATGCAAAACAAGAAGGTGCTGAAGTTATTGTTGTTTCTGCAAAAGTAGAATCTGAAATTGCAGAGCTCAGTGATGAGGATGCAAAAGAATTTTTAGCGGAGTTAGGATTAGAGCAATCAGGCTTGGATAAATTGATTAAGGCGTCTTTTACATTGCTAGGGTTAATAACGTTTTTGACAGCTGGTGTTCAGGAAGTTCGCGCATGGACGATTACAGAAGGAACAAAGGCTCCAGCGGCAGGTGGGAAGATTCATAGCGATATTGAACGTGGCTTTATCCGCGCTGAAATCGTATCTTATGATGAGTTAATCGCTGCTGGCAGTCAAAATGCAGCCAAAGAAAAAGGACAGGTTCGACTTGAAGGGAAAGAATATATCATGAAAGATGGCGATGTTACGTACTTCCGCTTTAATGTATAA
- a CDS encoding ABC transporter permease — MGCLVVYCREMILMKKKMGKLGRVFSSLMFPVIYLFAFSWGLGARLEVSGGYIPFLAKGILGITVMLNSFQQTSLSASVGRIYFKTFQTLLVSPISLTQVAFGLALAGTTRGLLFGGLVYGTAWMFFDAPGLSSVAVCGVILSAFFFAAFGLVVGLWIVDPDDLSLINNFFMTPMIFFGGSFFPEGHFPALVREIVAMLPLSLVNSLLRLPMWGETAAMKAGILLFFTCLMLWLSVRKLAAYNE, encoded by the coding sequence ATGGGTTGTCTTGTTGTGTACTGCCGAGAAATGATTTTGATGAAGAAAAAAATGGGGAAGCTCGGTCGTGTTTTTTCGTCATTGATGTTTCCTGTAATTTATTTGTTTGCTTTTAGCTGGGGGTTAGGTGCTCGGCTGGAAGTAAGCGGGGGATATATTCCGTTTTTGGCAAAAGGAATTCTCGGGATAACGGTTATGTTGAATTCGTTTCAGCAAACTTCTCTTTCAGCCAGTGTAGGGCGTATTTATTTTAAAACATTTCAGACCTTACTTGTAAGTCCGATTTCTCTTACCCAGGTAGCATTTGGGCTGGCGTTAGCAGGTACAACGCGGGGATTATTGTTTGGTGGTCTGGTTTATGGAACAGCTTGGATGTTCTTTGATGCTCCAGGATTGAGTTCTGTGGCAGTTTGTGGGGTGATTTTATCCGCATTTTTTTTTGCCGCATTTGGGTTGGTCGTTGGTTTATGGATTGTTGACCCCGATGATCTCTCGCTAATTAATAATTTTTTTATGACGCCGATGATTTTCTTTGGCGGTTCGTTTTTCCCAGAAGGGCATTTTCCTGCTTTGGTACGGGAAATTGTTGCGATGCTGCCGCTTAGTCTTGTAAATAGTTTATTGCGTCTGCCGATGTGGGGAGAAACTGCTGCGATGAAAGCGGGTATTTTATTGTTCTTTACTTGCTTGATGCTGTGGTTAAGTGTGAGAAAATTGGCTGCTTACAATGAGTGA
- a CDS encoding TonB-dependent receptor plug domain-containing protein, giving the protein MNWDQIVKSGSKGVNLNNLNVENIERIEVVRGPSSSLYGSDAAGGVINIITRKATKASTSVKTEFGSWGTQRYSITTGDKTDNGFSYFVTAGKEKRGNYRYKDAKTNSNRTFTQTSYDENSLTMRLDQDLDNDRSISFYFDHNDRDGDFTFAAPGYTSYYPNGHTKSNNDNIALTYNYGKNNLVQIYQNHASNDTYRDETSNYSIDRKEQGFNWQNSFKLNERHTLTTGTDYRKDKFDYPSQGIQKTYNSKAIFIEDLWKLSDDWNMTLGTRYDNHSFIGGHQTSRVTVNHQLDQKSNVYLSWGQFIKAPLIEDLYSDTEFMIGNPNLKPESGDTVTLGLNTTLGNGTKLQTSIFSSRLENAIAYDTQGPRTKSLNIDQQKRKGAGLTLSHQLSPKWNVSGGYSYVSIKNKTADSTDYSNDKNNNQPNFYHLGLQYTQDKFSSDITLRHISGRNTQTFSSSAYTTLDLNLNYQMTPDSRLFMKGYNLTNESYEIRSGGKFKNIGAYPMPGRSFYVGLEQKL; this is encoded by the coding sequence ATGAACTGGGATCAGATTGTGAAAAGCGGCAGTAAAGGCGTAAATTTAAACAATTTAAACGTTGAAAATATTGAGCGTATTGAAGTCGTACGCGGACCTTCCTCTTCTCTCTACGGCAGTGATGCAGCCGGGGGTGTAATCAATATCATCACACGCAAAGCTACCAAAGCTTCTACCTCTGTAAAGACCGAATTCGGCAGTTGGGGCACACAACGTTATAGCATCACAACAGGAGATAAAACGGATAATGGCTTCAGTTATTTTGTTACTGCTGGAAAAGAGAAACGTGGCAATTATCGTTATAAAGATGCCAAAACGAACAGCAACAGAACCTTTACCCAGACCAGTTATGACGAAAATTCTTTAACTATGCGACTTGATCAAGACTTAGATAACGATCGTTCAATTTCTTTTTATTTTGATCATAATGACCGTGACGGAGACTTTACTTTTGCAGCACCTGGCTATACGTCTTATTACCCAAATGGTCACACCAAGTCCAATAATGATAATATTGCATTGACTTACAATTACGGTAAAAATAATCTTGTGCAAATTTATCAAAATCATGCCTCAAACGATACCTATCGTGATGAAACGTCTAACTATTCCATCGACCGAAAAGAGCAAGGTTTTAACTGGCAGAACAGCTTTAAACTCAACGAACGTCATACCCTAACGACAGGAACAGATTATCGCAAAGATAAATTCGATTACCCTTCGCAAGGAATCCAAAAAACCTACAATTCTAAAGCAATTTTTATTGAGGATTTATGGAAATTATCAGATGACTGGAATATGACACTAGGCACTCGCTATGACAATCATAGTTTTATCGGCGGACACCAAACTTCACGTGTGACAGTCAACCATCAATTGGATCAAAAATCAAATGTTTATCTCTCTTGGGGGCAATTTATCAAAGCACCGTTAATTGAAGATTTATACAGCGACACCGAATTTATGATTGGTAATCCTAACCTAAAGCCAGAATCGGGAGATACCGTTACTTTAGGATTAAATACGACCTTAGGAAATGGAACAAAACTACAGACAAGCATTTTTAGCAGTCGTCTTGAAAATGCCATTGCTTATGATACGCAAGGTCCACGCACAAAATCACTCAATATCGATCAGCAAAAACGCAAAGGTGCCGGTCTTACTTTATCGCACCAGCTTTCACCTAAATGGAATGTTTCGGGAGGTTATTCCTATGTAAGCATTAAAAATAAAACTGCCGATTCCACCGACTATAGCAATGATAAAAATAATAACCAACCAAATTTCTATCATCTTGGCCTACAATATACACAAGATAAATTTAGTTCTGACATCACACTGCGTCATATCAGCGGACGCAACACACAAACCTTCTCCTCCTCAGCATATACAACATTAGATCTAAATTTAAATTATCAAATGACACCGGATAGTCGTTTATTTATGAAAGGGTATAACTTAACCAACGAAAGCTATGAAATAAGAAGTGGAGGCAAATTCAAAAATATTGGAGCCTATCCAATGCCTGGACGGAGCTTCTATGTCGGCTTAGAGCAAAAACTTTAA
- a CDS encoding TonB-dependent receptor plug domain-containing protein: MKRRKYQRTGKIVLMSCGIMMTLSMPAQAEEIFQFDEMVVTATRTEQTIRETPAAAEVITRKDIENMGADRLTAALKLALNLNLSEASMTGNQVSLRGMNTDQTLILIDGRRMAGEDAGSTTNVYELDRININNVERIEIIRGPVSSLYGSEALGGVINIITRKSEKPQTTIGMSTGNYQQNASYHVDLGKQGKWAWTMDASFTDTKERRRLNEAEKQDESNLYGPRQFYNFSGTYDIAEGKNLDVYYERLGEHLQKADYIGKSREYYTNTRDSYGATYRGQSTLGNYELRTYYNELEKNNDTLLTTGSYKDFDRANYKTWAIDGKNTMKVMDNHVLTFGGEYRTTKYRGTRLEDNGKNVSTVIEHGISKSISEKEITYKAAYIQDEWKPDDKLLIIPSLRYDTSNKFEDSLSPKLGITYRFTDEFRLKTNYGKGFKAPSISELYMKMTRHPRANKTVIVIGNPDLKPEKSTSFDISLEGEKGASFGKLTYFDNDVNDLIDTKSSTTGTVSTAKYFNIEKARIKGVELEAGRHLSDKFTVKTSYTYLDAKNSITGEVLEDRGKHNYSIQVHYDDVQSSGISSMLWYNWVRDYHYEEKDYNYGTLNFTLNKKWDEHYSTYVGVDNILGKEINDLTLEGRFWRVGMNYTF; encoded by the coding sequence TTGAAAAGACGGAAGTATCAAAGAACAGGAAAGATTGTATTAATGAGCTGCGGAATTATGATGACATTGAGTATGCCAGCACAGGCCGAGGAGATTTTTCAATTCGATGAAATGGTGGTGACAGCGACTCGGACAGAGCAGACGATTAGGGAAACTCCAGCAGCCGCTGAAGTCATTACACGCAAAGATATTGAAAACATGGGCGCTGATAGGTTAACGGCGGCATTGAAACTTGCTTTGAATCTAAATCTTTCCGAGGCTAGTATGACTGGCAATCAAGTTAGCTTGCGAGGAATGAACACAGATCAAACATTGATTTTAATTGATGGGCGTAGGATGGCCGGAGAAGATGCCGGCTCTACTACGAATGTATACGAGCTTGATCGCATTAACATTAATAATGTAGAACGAATTGAAATTATTCGAGGCCCGGTCAGTTCGCTTTATGGATCTGAAGCTTTGGGCGGTGTAATTAATATCATTACGAGGAAGTCCGAAAAGCCGCAGACCACGATTGGGATGTCTACAGGCAACTATCAACAAAATGCATCGTATCATGTTGACTTGGGCAAACAGGGAAAATGGGCATGGACGATGGATGCTTCATTTACTGATACAAAAGAAAGACGGCGCCTGAACGAAGCCGAAAAGCAAGATGAATCAAATCTATATGGACCACGCCAGTTTTATAATTTTAGTGGTACTTATGACATTGCTGAAGGAAAGAATTTGGATGTTTACTATGAACGTCTAGGTGAGCATTTACAAAAAGCAGATTATATTGGTAAAAGTCGAGAATATTATACGAATACAAGAGATTCTTATGGAGCTACTTATCGTGGGCAGAGTACTTTAGGAAATTATGAATTACGTACCTATTATAACGAATTAGAAAAAAATAATGATACTTTGCTAACAACGGGTAGTTATAAAGATTTTGATAGAGCAAATTATAAAACTTGGGCAATTGATGGAAAAAATACGATGAAAGTAATGGACAATCATGTATTGACGTTTGGTGGTGAATATCGAACAACGAAGTATCGTGGAACTCGTTTAGAGGATAATGGAAAAAATGTTTCGACTGTCATTGAGCATGGAATTAGCAAATCAATCTCGGAGAAAGAGATCACATATAAAGCAGCATATATTCAGGATGAATGGAAACCGGATGATAAATTGCTGATCATTCCTTCCCTTCGTTATGATACGAGTAATAAATTTGAAGATAGCCTTAGTCCAAAACTTGGAATAACGTATCGATTCACAGATGAATTTCGATTGAAAACAAATTATGGAAAAGGCTTTAAAGCACCTAGCATAAGTGAATTGTATATGAAAATGACGCGTCATCCTCGAGCAAATAAAACAGTTATCGTTATAGGAAATCCTGATTTAAAACCAGAAAAATCAACAAGTTTTGATATCAGTTTAGAAGGCGAGAAAGGAGCAAGTTTTGGTAAGTTAACATATTTTGATAATGATGTTAATGATTTAATTGATACGAAAAGTTCAACTACTGGCACTGTTTCCACAGCAAAGTATTTTAATATTGAAAAAGCGAGAATTAAAGGGGTTGAACTAGAAGCAGGACGGCATCTTTCGGACAAATTTACAGTAAAGACCTCATATACTTATTTAGATGCAAAAAATTCAATAACTGGTGAAGTTTTAGAGGATCGGGGCAAACATAATTATTCTATCCAGGTACATTATGATGATGTTCAAAGTAGCGGTATCAGCAGTATGCTTTGGTATAATTGGGTGCGTGATTACCACTATGAAGAAAAAGATTATAATTATGGTACGTTGAATTTTACATTGAATAAAAAATGGGATGAGCATTATAGTACCTATGTTGGGGTTGATAATATATTGGGCAAGGAAATTAATGATCTTACCTTGGAAGGACGTTTCTGGCGTGTTGGAATGAATTATACATTTTAA
- a CDS encoding TetR/AcrR family transcriptional regulator, translated as MDAAQGLFLSIGYLQTTVQDIVRKVNVAQGTFYYYYNSKESILEAITIRHINKTIEKMQSTELINATALDKLTLFINLFYYLCHKDIVGQISDVLYKEKQGILINKLWRLTLTATSPILISILEQCNQEGVSKVTRMEESLAFFNGIMAALLESSSPTTYGHETDIQIIKSKVHIAERLFENLFQLPEGSLRLKAFWSEEE; from the coding sequence ATGGATGCGGCACAAGGATTATTTCTTTCCATTGGTTATCTACAAACAACCGTACAAGATATCGTACGTAAAGTGAATGTAGCACAAGGAACCTTTTACTATTACTATAATTCAAAAGAATCTATTCTCGAAGCAATCACAATACGTCACATTAATAAAACGATTGAAAAAATGCAGTCTACAGAACTGATAAATGCAACTGCCTTAGATAAACTGACTTTATTTATAAATCTCTTTTACTACCTATGTCATAAAGATATCGTCGGACAAATCAGCGATGTATTGTACAAAGAAAAGCAAGGTATCCTGATCAATAAGCTCTGGAGGTTGACACTCACCGCGACTAGCCCAATCTTAATTTCTATTCTTGAACAATGCAATCAGGAAGGCGTTTCCAAGGTGACAAGAATGGAAGAAAGCCTAGCTTTTTTCAATGGAATCATGGCCGCCTTATTAGAATCCAGTTCACCCACGACTTACGGGCATGAAACAGATATACAAATTATAAAGAGCAAAGTACATATCGCAGAAAGATTATTTGAAAATTTATTTCAGCTGCCGGAAGGAAGCCTTCGGTTAAAGGCCTTCTGGTCCGAAGAAGAATAA
- the hutW gene encoding heme anaerobic degradation radical SAM methyltransferase ChuW/HutW — MTKLNAAENIRPTGGLEEIFASMGPELYSLVVGCETEQPLQESFSGKRVLHSDFKGQPLQETKWADMWQAALKETGRGEKRSAYIHIPFCRHKCLYCGFFQNFCQEELETAYIDRLIVELQMYAGSPCFTAPIHAVFIGGGTPSCLSPFNIGRLLRAIHTYLPLANDYELTLEGRIRDLVSEKMDCWFENGVNRISLGVQSFQTKVRRAVGRLDDRETVLERLTALSAYSQASVIIDLLYGLPYQTKDVWLEDVMTLKAAAVDGWDLYQLNVYENSMLKKAIETGRLPAGAVLREQAEMFAMAHQILQQWPVNQISVCHWAKSNRERNLYNSAARQGHTRFPFGAGAGGRISGIALMQDRDVKRYIKRIDAGEKPIVTMLKAHASADLYDEVKYQLKLGYLDIGQLASTFDARIFELNVLLNLWEKQGLLVRSADLIRLTIAGQFWYVNMTQSILECLNAVLHNGWSWSEQKKL; from the coding sequence ATGACAAAGTTAAATGCTGCAGAGAACATTCGACCAACCGGCGGATTAGAAGAAATTTTTGCATCGATGGGGCCAGAGCTCTATTCGTTGGTCGTTGGTTGTGAAACCGAGCAGCCCTTGCAGGAGTCATTTTCTGGTAAACGAGTGTTGCACAGCGATTTTAAGGGACAGCCTTTGCAGGAGACCAAATGGGCAGATATGTGGCAAGCGGCTTTAAAAGAAACGGGAAGAGGAGAGAAGCGTTCAGCGTATATCCATATTCCTTTTTGTCGGCATAAATGCTTGTACTGCGGTTTTTTTCAAAATTTTTGTCAGGAAGAGCTTGAAACTGCCTATATTGATCGTTTGATTGTTGAGTTACAGATGTATGCAGGCAGCCCTTGTTTTACAGCGCCTATTCATGCTGTATTTATTGGTGGGGGGACGCCAAGCTGTTTATCGCCATTTAATATTGGGCGATTACTGAGAGCGATTCATACCTATTTACCGTTAGCGAATGATTATGAGTTGACACTTGAGGGGAGAATTCGTGATCTGGTTTCAGAAAAAATGGATTGCTGGTTTGAAAATGGTGTGAATCGGATATCTCTTGGGGTGCAGTCCTTTCAGACAAAAGTACGGAGAGCGGTTGGTCGGCTTGATGATCGAGAGACGGTTTTAGAACGTTTGACTGCTTTATCTGCGTATAGTCAAGCAAGCGTTATTATTGATTTGCTTTATGGATTGCCATATCAGACAAAAGATGTTTGGCTTGAGGATGTCATGACATTGAAAGCTGCTGCAGTAGATGGCTGGGATTTATATCAATTGAATGTTTACGAAAATAGTATGCTAAAAAAAGCAATAGAAACAGGGCGATTGCCCGCTGGAGCTGTACTTCGGGAACAGGCAGAGATGTTTGCAATGGCGCATCAGATCTTGCAGCAATGGCCTGTGAATCAAATCAGTGTTTGTCATTGGGCAAAAAGTAATCGAGAGCGCAATCTATATAATTCAGCAGCACGGCAGGGGCATACCAGATTCCCTTTTGGTGCAGGCGCCGGAGGGCGAATAAGTGGTATAGCACTAATGCAGGATCGAGATGTAAAGCGTTATATTAAGCGTATTGATGCCGGAGAAAAGCCGATTGTAACAATGCTGAAGGCACATGCATCAGCGGATTTATATGATGAAGTTAAATATCAGCTGAAGCTTGGTTATTTAGACATTGGACAACTTGCCAGTACCTTTGATGCTCGAATTTTTGAACTTAATGTGTTGCTTAACCTATGGGAAAAGCAGGGGCTTTTGGTTCGAAGCGCGGATCTAATTCGATTAACCATTGCAGGGCAGTTCTGGTATGTAAATATGACGCAGTCAATATTAGAATGTTTAAACGCCGTATTGCATAATGGCTGGTCTTGGAGTGAGCAGAAGAAACTGTAG
- a CDS encoding flavodoxin family protein produces MKTLIVYSSLTGNTKKVAEAIKEVFGDEADLFPVEEKPDAKAYDLIAVGFWVDRGTADKKAQAYITELREKKVALFATLGAYPDSEHARKSMQNAGALLDASNQLMGDFICQGKVNGNLVEKFKDLPQGHPHAMTPERIARHREAAKHPDEADLTKAKAIFSVIREKVYEDVL; encoded by the coding sequence ATGAAGACACTTATTGTTTATTCAAGTTTAACGGGAAATACGAAAAAAGTTGCAGAAGCAATAAAAGAAGTTTTTGGTGATGAAGCGGATCTTTTTCCGGTGGAAGAAAAGCCGGACGCAAAGGCGTATGATTTGATTGCTGTCGGATTTTGGGTGGATCGGGGAACAGCCGATAAAAAAGCGCAAGCGTATATTACGGAATTACGGGAAAAGAAAGTGGCACTTTTTGCGACGTTAGGCGCATATCCGGATTCAGAACATGCACGAAAAAGTATGCAAAACGCAGGCGCATTGTTAGATGCAAGTAATCAACTGATGGGCGACTTTATTTGCCAAGGAAAAGTGAATGGAAATCTAGTGGAGAAGTTTAAAGATCTGCCACAGGGGCATCCGCATGCGATGACTCCAGAACGCATTGCTCGGCATCGTGAAGCAGCTAAACATCCAGATGAAGCGGATTTGACAAAAGCGAAAGCAATTTTCTCAGTGATTCGTGAAAAAGTCTATGAGGATGTTTTATGA
- the pflA gene encoding pyruvate formate-lyase-activating protein — protein sequence MKQSEISAYYHSKETFGTVDGKGIRYVLFLAGCSLGCAFCHNPDSWARGNKTITIEEVMTDFSQYRHFYESSGGGITVSGGEPFLQADFVAALFAACHESNIHTTIDTAGFYQQSLIDKVLENTDQVLFSLKAVDVKTHRYLTTADNQKILENLAYIAKRKPISLRYVVVPGINDKPEEIEALTALIHKIGGEVKVELLGYHTMGMYKWKALDMEYKLIDVKPATKTDVQKVCAQLEAAGIEMQYK from the coding sequence ATGAAGCAGTCTGAGATAAGTGCTTACTATCATTCAAAAGAAACTTTTGGAACAGTAGACGGCAAGGGGATCCGGTATGTTTTATTTTTGGCTGGGTGCAGTTTAGGCTGTGCTTTTTGCCATAATCCGGATAGCTGGGCGCGCGGCAATAAAACGATTACGATTGAAGAAGTGATGACAGATTTTTCGCAGTATCGTCATTTTTATGAATCTTCAGGTGGCGGTATTACAGTAAGTGGCGGGGAGCCGTTTTTACAAGCGGATTTTGTTGCCGCCTTATTTGCGGCTTGTCATGAAAGCAACATTCATACCACAATAGATACTGCTGGTTTCTATCAACAGTCTCTTATCGACAAAGTTTTGGAAAATACCGATCAAGTGTTATTCTCTTTAAAAGCGGTTGACGTAAAAACGCATCGATATTTAACCACAGCAGATAATCAAAAAATACTTGAAAATCTAGCTTATATTGCGAAGCGTAAGCCGATTTCACTCCGTTATGTTGTTGTTCCGGGCATCAATGATAAACCAGAGGAAATAGAGGCATTGACTGCGCTGATTCATAAAATCGGCGGCGAAGTAAAGGTAGAATTGCTAGGATATCATACGATGGGGATGTATAAATGGAAAGCACTTGATATGGAATATAAACTTATCGATGTGAAGCCTGCGACAAAAACAGATGTGCAAAAAGTTTGCGCGCAGTTAGAAGCAGCAGGAATTGAGATGCAATATAAATAA
- a CDS encoding ABC transporter ATP-binding protein → MKWLVAFHMTSKTVKEHDAMLRIEHVSKFYQGKPVLNDVSLRVEAGEVFGLLGPNGAGKTTLMKMIAGLSRPHSGSLYILGLDGVKERAAIKQKIGWVPQENNLERELTVQEALTLYAWLFGVSDVKCRVKQIMAEFNLEDMCDKKTDTLSGGMARRVLIARAVLPEPQILLLDEPTVGLDPDVRQDIWEMIRDLASKGKTIFMTTHYMDEAEQLCNRLALLKSGKLLLTGTPEKIKDMAEGKNDPTFTLEKAFLRLIRKGVQ, encoded by the coding sequence GTGAAGTGGTTGGTTGCCTTCCATATGACGAGTAAAACAGTTAAGGAGCATGATGCAATGCTCAGGATAGAACATGTTTCAAAATTTTATCAGGGAAAGCCTGTTTTAAATGATGTGTCCTTAAGAGTGGAAGCTGGAGAGGTATTTGGCTTATTAGGTCCGAATGGCGCTGGTAAAACGACGTTAATGAAAATGATTGCCGGGCTGAGCCGTCCTCACAGTGGAAGTTTATATATTTTAGGTTTAGATGGCGTTAAAGAAAGGGCTGCGATTAAGCAGAAGATTGGCTGGGTACCGCAAGAAAATAATCTAGAACGAGAATTGACTGTGCAGGAAGCCTTGACACTATATGCCTGGCTTTTTGGTGTTTCCGATGTAAAGTGTAGAGTAAAGCAAATCATGGCAGAATTTAATCTGGAAGATATGTGTGATAAAAAGACGGATACGCTGTCTGGTGGGATGGCAAGGCGGGTGCTGATCGCCAGAGCCGTATTACCTGAACCTCAAATATTGCTTTTAGATGAACCGACAGTAGGCCTTGATCCAGATGTTCGTCAAGATATTTGGGAGATGATCCGTGATTTAGCGAGTAAAGGCAAAACGATATTTATGACAACGCATTATATGGATGAGGCAGAACAGCTTTGTAATCGGTTGGCGCTTTTAAAATCAGGTAAGCTTTTACTAACGGGAACACCGGAAAAAATTAAAGATATGGCAGAAGGAAAAAATGATCCGACGTTTACCTTGGAAAAAGCCTTTTTGCGATTGATTCGAAAAGGGGTGCAGTAA